The genomic stretch TTATAATAATAACTATCATAGAATCACCGGATTTGATAAAAATATCAGTACTACAAAGAAAATCAAAACGTACTTGCGGGAGGTATCTTATGCAGACATTTAAGCAGTTGTATGAAAGTTTGGTAAAGTCCGTACTAAATGACAATTTGGATCCGGAGATGAATTTGGAAACCTCGTACGATCCTCATCATCTTGACTGTCTTTTGAATCCTACGAAGCACCCGGTAGTAATCCGTACCGGAACCTGCACCTGTTCCAAAGAGGAACGGGAGGAATGCTTAAAGCGCTGTCCTTTCGGGGCATTGGGGATCGGAAAGGATGGGGTCACTGTTGATCCGGAGCTGTGCCTGGGCTGTGAAAATTGCATTGAAGGCTGCGCACCGGAAAAACTGACAGCCAGTACGGATATTATCCCGGCTTTAAAAGCGATAAGAAGCTCCAAGGGACTGGTATATGCAATGATAGCTCCCGCATTTTTAGGCCAGTTTTCAAAAGAGGTTACTCCCGGAAAGCTTAGGTCGGCATTAAAAGCCGTAGGGTTTGACGGAATGCTGGAGGTTGCCCTGTTTGCGGACATCCTTACATTAAAAGAAGCCCTTGAATTTGATAAAAACATCAATGATATTAATGATTACCAGCTGACAAGCTGCTGCTGTCCCATGTGGATCGGTATGATCCGCAAAGTCTATCACCAGCTGGTTCCTCATGTGCCTGGCTCGGTATCGCCCATGGTTGCCTGCGCAAGAGTCGTAAAAGAACTCCATCCCGATGCTCTGACCGTATTCATTGGACCATGCCTTGCCAAAAAGGCGGAAGCCAGGGAAAAGGATCTGGCCGGTGCGGTTGACTTTGTTCTTACATTCCAGGAGGTAAAGAATATATTTGATGCCCTGGGAATCGACCCGGCTGTCATGGAAGAAAGTGAAAAAGACCATTCTTCAAGGGCCGGAAGGATCTACGCCAGAAAGGGAGGAGTCAGTGAGGCGGTAGAGAGTACGGTAAGAGCCATTAATCCCAATAAAAAAACAGAAATCCGTACCAAACAGGCAGATGGGGTACCTGCGTGCCGGAAGATGATCCAGGATATTATGGATGGGAAGATAGAAGCAAACTTTTACGAAGGCATGGGCTGTAAGGGCGGCTGTGTCGGCGGACCAAGGTCCATTTTAGGAGTGGAGCAGGGAACAGAACTGGTCAATGATTACGGGGAAAAGGCGACTTATTTGCATCCGGCAGAGAATCCATATGTGATCGAGCTGCTGCACCGTCTGAACCTGGACAGCATTGAAAGCCTGCTGGAAGAAACCGATTTATTCAGCAGAAATATAACGTAAGGCAAATTGCTTTCATAAGTTTAACTTAATCAAGCAGGGGCACGGATTGCGAATATCCGATTGACTATCATTTCAGTAAAATCAGTACCTTGGAGCCGTGGCTGGCGGCTCCCGGGTACTGATTTTCGGTTTTCTTGTTTGCATCTTGCTTTTCACCCCTTAAAAATGATAATATAAAAGAGTATGCATGGACAAGACAGGCAACTGAAAGAAGGGAAATGGTATGGCAACAGGCAGAATGAATCAGCTGTTGGTAATGGTCAATTTATGCAGCAGTGTTGTGGAAGGAATCGAACACCTAATGGCCTATAAGGAAAATGAACGGCTGAAAGAGGATACTGTCACAGGGCTTCTCACTCTGGAGGAGAGTTTAAAGGGATTTATGGCAGATAAATCGGTGATCCATGAAACGAAATGGATGGCGGAAGTCATAAAGACCCGGCTGTTTGTTTTCGACCAGGAATTTAAAAACAGACTGTACCGCTGGTATTTTTCAGCGTTAAAAGAACTTCGGAACTTAATGACGGCAGAAGTAGAGCGGTGCCCCGTCTGCTCAGGAAAGGGTGTCCCCCATTATGGTGCAGTTCTCTATATGGAAGGCGGAGAGGCGGATGAATATGTGCTGGAGCCTGTCCGGGTCTTTATGAAGTGCATGGATTGCGGGAATTATTATCTTGCAAGGGAAGAAAGCCGGATTGTAAACAGAAAGAAGGGCTCTCACCGCACAAAAGCAAGATGCGAGCGGCTTTTAGCCGACATCGGTGAAGTTGCAGCAGAAGGAACGATGCTGTTTGTCGGGGAAGAGAAAAGCCCATTATATAAAGAGGCCAAAAAGGCCGGATATAATCCTCAGGCCATGTCCTTAGAGGAAGCCGATGAACGAATAGAAGGCGGTAAGGAGGCGTACCAGATCGTCCTCATTGACCGGATCTCCCGTACTCAGGATCTGAAGCTGATCCTGACCCGTGCGGCGGAGTATCTGGCAGAGGACGGGATTCTCTGGTTTGACGGCCCGGATCTCGATAAATCCATTAAAAATCTGGAAAAAAAGGGAGCTTCCATGTGGAAGGGAGAAGCGGCAGAGGTTTGCCTCACGGACAGCGGCATAGAGGCTCTGGCGGAAAAATGCGGACTTTCCATAAGATCATACCGTCATGTGGGGACTGCTTCCGGGCGTATTGAAGTAATTGCCCAGAAGAAGGAATGACGGATCCTATAGGAGAATGTAGAAAGAGGGAAGGAACAACGTGTTTGACAAATTAACGGAAATTGATATTAAGAAAATGCAGGAAGAAATAGACCACCGGAAGCTGGTCGTTCGGAAGGAAGCACTGGAAGCGGTAAAAGAAGCAAGAGCTCATGGGGATTTAAGTGAAAACTTTGAATATCACGCCGCAAAAAAGGATAAGAACCAGAATGAAAGCAGGATCCGTTATCTGGTGAAGATGATAAAGACGGCCCAGGTCATATCCGATGAATCCAGAGACGATGAGATCGGGCTCTATAATACGGTTGACTTGTATTTTGAGGATGATGACGAGGAGGAGACCTACAAGCTTGTAACAACCGTCCGTGGAAATTCCATGAAAGGCCTTATCAGCTCTGAGTCTCCTTTGGGAAAGGCTGTTATGGGACATAAGGTAGGCGACCGGGTTTATGTAAAGATCAATGACAATACAGGCTACTACGTAGTGGTAAAACGTCTGGAAAATACAAAGGATGATGGCAGTGAGAAGCTAAGGAGCTATTGATCCGCCAAAGGGGCAGGATGATATGATGAAGGATATGACAAGAGGAAATATTTCATCTCAATTGATACGGTTTTCCATTCCGCTTGTTTTGGGAAATTTATTCCAGCTCACTTATAACGCGGTAGATTCCATTGTGGTAGGACGGTTTGCGGGAGAAGAGGCGCTGGCAGCAGTTGGTGCCGCAGGCCCGGTCATGAACATTGTGATCCTGGGAATTACGGGGATCTGCATCGGGGCTTCGGTACTGATGAGTGAGTATTTTGGAGCAGGAAGCCATGAAAAGTTAAAGCAGGAGATAGCAACCACCCTTTTATTTGGCTTTTATTTTTCCCTGGTCATTGTGGGCCTGGGGGTGTTTTTTTCCGGCGGGATCATAAGGCTTCTCCGTGTACCGGAGGAAATCTCAGAAGATGCGGCTGTTTATTTAAGGGTTATATTAATAGGAACGCCCTTTACCTTTTTTTATAACGGAGTGGCTTCTGCCCTCCGGAGTGTGGGCGATTCAAAGACTCCGGTTCACTTCCTGGCTATGGCCTCGGTTTTAAATGCATTATTGGATCTGGTATTTGTGGCAGGGTTTCATATGGGAGTTTTTGGGGCTGCGTTTTCTACGGTCATTGCGGAGGCGGTTTCCGCGCTTCTGTGTATCTCCTACATATATAAAAAGGTTCCCCTTCTTAAACTTAAACCAAAGGAATTCCGTATGGACCGGGAGCTTTTAAGCCTTACTGTTAAGCAGGGTGCGGTCACGGCATTGCAGCAATCCTGCCAGCCGATTGGCAAGCTTTTGATACAGGGAGTCATAAATCCTCTGGGAGTCAGCACCATAGCCGCGTTCCAGGCAGTGAACCGGGTGGATGATTTCGCTTTTACTCCGGAACAAAGTATTTCCAGCGGTATGATGACCTTTGTGGCACAAAACCGGGGAGCCGGTAATGGAGAACGGGTAAAGAAAGGTTTTCGGACCGGACTTTTTATAGAAGCAGGCTATTGGGTGATCATATGCATTGTCATCCTGCTGGTGAAGGAACCGGTGATGAGATTATTTGTACCCAATGGGGATGGAGCCATGGTAAGGATTGGGGCGGAATATTTACACCTTATGGCTTTTTTCTATCTGCTGCCGGCGTTTACCAATGGGATCCAGGGTTTTTTCCGGGGAATGGGAAATATGTCCATCACCTTAATCTCCACCCTGATCCAGATCTCCGTCCGGGTGGCATTGGTCATCCTGCTGGTTCCGTCTATGGGAATGAATGGAGTTCCATATGCATGCCTGGCCGGATGGGCCTGTATGCTGCTTTATGAGGTTCCCTATTATTTCTGGTTTAAAAAGAAAAATGAATTATTACAGGAGAAAAATCATGATTAAAAATATAGTATTTGACATGGGCAGAGTGCTGGTACATTACGATGGAGATATTGTCTGCAGGCATTTTATTGAGGATGAGGCAGAGCGGAAGGCAGTAAGGATCGCTGTATTCGAGTCTCAGGAGTGGCTGTTTCTGGATATGGGGCTGATCTCAGAGGAAGATGCCTTAAAGAAGATGCAGGCACGTCTGGATACTGCCCATGCAAAGGAAATGGCAGCTCTTTGCCTTGAGCACTGGCATGAATATAATATGTGGCCTGATAAAGAGATGGGGGAACTGGTAGGGCAGCTTAAGGAGAGGGGATATGGTATCTATCTTTGTTCCAATGCTTCCCTTCGTCTGCTGACGTGTTATAATATCATTCCGGGAATTGAACATTTTGACGGGATCTTATTTTCCGCTGAGGTAAAGTGTTTGAAGCCTCAAAAGGAAATGTACAGCCATTTATTTGAGCGGTTCCACTTAAAGCCGGAGGAATGCTTTTTTATCGATGATTTGCCCATGAATATTGAAGGAGCAAGGGCCTGCGGTATGGATGGGTACTGTTTTGAGGACGGAGATGTGAAACGGCTGAAAGAATTTCTGGCCCATTTGAATGATAACTAAGAATGACCTGGAAACATTAGGTCTTATGGCTTTGCAATGAAATGGAGAAACGCTTATTATGTACCGGATTCAGATAAAGGATATGGATTTTGAACAGATCGCAAGGTCCGGCCAGTGCTTCCGCATGGAAGGCCGGGAGGGCGAAAACGGAGTCTGGTCGATCGCAGCTGTGGGAGAATATGTGGAAGCAGTCAAAGATGGAGACAGCTTCTTATTTTCCTGCGGGGAGAGGGAGTTTAAAGAAACATGGGCCGGCTATTTTGACTTACAGACCGATTACGGCGGCTATAAAAAACATGTGGACTCTGAAGATGCCTATCTTAGAGAAGCCATGGAATGGGGATGGGGAGTCCGGATCCTTCATCAGGATCTATGGGAAATGCTGGTGACTTTTTTGATCTCCCAGAATAACAACATCACCCGCATCACAGGCAGTGTTAAGGAGCTGTGTAAACGGTTCGGAGACAAAAGGAAGGGGCTGGGTCTGACCATGTCTCCTGACGGGAGCTGGAAAGAAACAGTAAGAAACTATGATGCCTTTCCGGAGCCGGAGAGCCTATCTTTGGCGGGCCTTAAGGGATTGGCCGGTCTGGGTCTGGGTTACCGGGATAAATACATCCTGTCAATTGCAGAAATGTGCAGCGGTCCAGAAGGAAAGGAATGGCTTTTACGCTTAAAGGAAGCAGATTATAAAAGCGCCCACAGCATTTTAATGGAGCAGTATGGGATCGGAAGGAAGGTGGCAGACTGCATCTGCCTGTTCGGGCTTCACCATGTGGGGGCTTTTCCTGTGGATACCCACGTAAAGCAGATTTTAGAGCTTCATTATCCTCAGGGCTTTCCCCTGGAGCGGTATCAGGGATATGCCGGGATCCTCCAGCAGTACATGTTTTATTATAAGATAAATCAGATACCCCGCAGCAAACTGCGGGGGACTTGACCCCATCCCTTATTTTGATTGCCTGTGCAGCAAAAGCTGCCCAGGCTTTTTGTTTGCGCGCCATGGGCGCGCTCTTATGGGTGCAAGTCCCAAACATGCCCAGGTAGTGGGAAATGTATAGCTAAACAGCAAGGGTGTCCATCGTGAGGTGGAATCTGAAGGAAGCTGTAAGCAAACCTCTGGTCTGACGGACAGAAATCGCATATAAGGCTAGGCTTTGAGAGATAAGTTGGCAAAAGACAACGAAGTCTAATAACTACCACATTTGTAGAAGCAGAGTAAATGCGGCGGATATATGGAGGGAAAGAGCGTGCACCTTAAGCGTGGAGGTCTCACAGCGGTTTCATTAGCCGAGTAACAACGAACTGTGAGAAGTCAGCCGAGTCCATAGTAGTGAAGAAGTTTCTGTAATGGAAATGGAGCGAAGGGGCGAACAATCAATCAGTTGGAGTAGGTCTCGTATTGCAGAAATGACAACATCTGCCGTAATCAATCGGGATAATGGTGGTCAAATTTAGCGAGACGGAAAGGAAACAATGCATGGAAACAAGTAGTCTAATGGAGCAGATACTAAGTAAAGAAAATCTTAATACAGCATATCTGCAAGTTGCACGAAACAAAGGTGCAGAGGGCGTGGACGATATGAAGTACACAGAACTCAAGGAACATCTTGAAAAGCACGGTGAAACCATTAAGGAACAGTTGAGAGCAAGAAAATATAAGCCTCAACCAGTACGCAGAGTAGAAATACCAAAGCCAGACGGTGGTGTCAGAAACCTAGGAGTAGCAACAGTAACAGACCGATTCGTACAACAAGCAATAGCACAGGTATTAACACCAATCTATGAAGAACAGTTCCATGACCATAGTTATGGATTTAGACCTAATAGATGTGCTCAACAAGCGATCATCACGGCACTTGATATGATGAATGATGGAAGCGCTTGGATTGTGGACATTGACTTGGAAAAGTTCTTTGATACAGTAAATCATGATAAGTTAATGACCTTAATAGGGAGGACAATCAAAGATGGCGATGTTATTTCTATCATCAGGAAGTTCTTGGTTAGTGGAATCATGGACGATGATGAGTACAAGGAATCAGTGATAGGAACACCACAAGGTGGCAACCTTTCACCACTTCTTGCAAATATCATGCTGAATGAACTTGACAAGGAGATGGAACAAAGAGGACTGAACTTTGTTAGATACGCAGACGATTGTATTATCATGGTCGGAAGCGAAATGTCTGCGAAGCGAGTGATGAGAAATCTCACGAAGTTTATTGAGGAGAAACTAGGTCTAAAGGTAAATATGTCAAAGAGTAAGGTGGATAGACCGAGCGGTCTTAAATACCTCGGATTTGGATTTTACTTTGACAGTAGAGCACATCAGTATAAAGCAAAGCCACATGCAAAATCAGTAGCGAAGTTCAAGGCAAGAATGAAACAGATTACTTGTAGAAGTTGGGGAGTAGGAAATGACTACAAAGTAAAGAAACTCAATGAACTTATCAGAGGGTGGATTAACTACTTCAAAATCGGAAGTATGAAAACGCTCTGTGCAAAGATGGATAACAACATTCGCTATCGACTGCGTATGTGCATTTGGAAACATTGGAAAACACCACAGAACAGAGCTAAGAATCTTATAAAATTAGGCGTACCGGGTTGGTCAGCATGGAAAATGGCATACCTACATGGATATGCAAAGCCAGCAAGATGTCGAGATGTACACCAAGCAATAAATAACAAGAGATTAGCCTCATTTGGACTAATCTCAATGTTAGATTACTACACCGAAAGGTGTTACTTGTTAAGTTGATTGAACCGCCGTGTACCGAACGGTACGCACGGTGGTGTGAGAGGTCGAAAATTTCTCAATTAGAGGAATTTTCTCCTACTCGATTATTTTTGAGTTTGTCGAAATATTTCATACTTTTATCACACAATCAACAAAAATATATCACACAATTTTCACAATTCCCTTTTACCCTAAGTAAGGATGCAAAATGCATAAAAGACAGGAGGAGAGAGAGTTGATTGAAGTCAGAAATCTGGTAAAGGATTACGGCGGTCATCTGGCTGTGGACCATTTAAGCTTTACGATCAACGATGGACAGATCTATGGATTTCTAGGACCAAACGGGGCCGGAAAATCCACCACAATGAACATTATGACCGGGTACATAGGAGCTACGGAGGGCGATGTGCTGATCAATGGCCATAATATACTGGAAGATGGGGAGGAAGCAAAGAAATGTATTGGGTATCTACCGGAGCTTCCGCCGCTTTATGTGGATATGACTGTGGAAGAGCAGCTGCAGTTTGCTGCGGAATTAAAGAAAATACCCAAAAAGGAGAGGAATGAGGCTGTCTATGAGGTCATGGAGCTTGCCAAACTGGTGGATGTAAAAGGCCGTTTGATCCGCAACTTATCAAAGGGCTATAGACAGCGTGTAGGCCTGGCCCAGGCAGTTTTAGGGTTTCCGCCGGTTATTATTCTGGATGAACCAACCGTAGGACTGGATCCTAAGCAGATCATCGAAATCAGGGATACCATCCGCAGGCTTGGGCAGAAACATACGGTTATTTTAAGCTCCCATATCCTTTCCGAGGTCAGCGCAGTGTGTGATCATATCATGATCATTGACAAGGGAAGACTGATTGCCAGCGATACGCCGGAGAATCTGGAACGCCAAATGGCCGGAACTGCAGGAATAGAGCTTTTAGTAAAAGGGACAGAAGAACAGATCCTAGAAGTTTTGGAAGCCATTCCCCAGGCAGCCGATGTGTCGGTACGGGAGAGCGGAGAAGAGGGAATAAACAGAGCTAATTTCCGCATCTGCACAGAAGCGGAAGGGACAGAAGATGGAGAGGATATCCGGGAAACTATTTTCTTTGCATTTGCTGACCAGAGGATTCCCATTCTTTCCATGAAGACCATAAGGGCGTCCCTGGAAGAGGTATTCCTTGAACTGACAGGGGAAGGAACGGCAGAGGGGATAGAGACAAGTGAAAGCCTTGAAACAGATGATTTTGAATGGGAGCCTTCAGAGGCAGACCTTAAGGAAGAAAAGGAAGACGGAGAGGGGGATGAAGAATAATGGCAGCAATTTATAGAAGAGAACTGAAAGCCTATTTTCAGTCCATGACCGGATACGTATTTATCGCCTTTATGGTGCTGTTTATAGGAATTTACTTTATGGCTTATAACATGATGAGCGGATACCCCTACTTTTCCTATACTCTGTCTGGCATGGTGACCATTATTATGATTGGCATTCCGGTGCTTACCATGAGAAGCTTTGCAGATGACCGGAAGACCAAAACAGACCAGCTTCTGCTCACCTCTCCGGTAACCGTTGCCCAGATGGTTCTTGGAAAATATCTTTCCATGATAACCGTCTATGCTGTCCCGGTACTGCTTTCCGGAATCTGTCCTCTCATCATCAAGCTGAATGGAAATGCAAATTTAAAAGCGGATTACGCTTCTTTGCTGGCCTTTTTCCTGCTGGGCTGCGTTTATATTGCCATCGGGATGTTTATTTCTTCCTTAACAGAAAGCCAGATCATTGCAGCCGTAGGAACCTTTGGAATCATCCTTCTTCTGCTTTTATGGCCCAGCCTTGTTGGATTTTTGCCCACATCGGCGATCGGCTCTGCAGCAGGGTTTCTGATTCTTTGGTCTGGGATCGTTTTTGCGGTATCCCGTATAACGAGCCATGGTCCCCTTGCAGCTGTTCTGGAAGCGGCTGGAGTCCTCTGCATCGCAGTGCTGTACCTTGTAAAAAAGGGCCTTTTTGAGCGCGCACTGACCAATGTTCTGGAAAAGATTGCAGTGACCGATGTATTTCAGAACTTTGCCAGTCATGACATCTTTGATGCAGGAGGCCTGGTTTACTATATCAGCATCATATTCCTGCTGGTATTCTTGACCGTGCAGTCCATAGAGAAACGCAGATGGAGTTAGGAGGATGGAGATGACTAGAAAATTAAAAAAAGGAGGCTACACGGCAATCCTAACGTTGATTGTCATAGCAGCCGTGGTAATATTAAACCTTATCGTAGGCCGTCTTCCGGAGAAGGTACGGCAATGGGATATGAGCAGCAGCCAGATCTATACCCTGGGCGGAACCACAAAGGATCTTGTTAAGGCGCTTGATAAGGATGTTACGATTTATGTGGTGGCAGATCCGGACTCGGTGGATAAGCGGATTACAAGCTTTATAAAACGTTACGAGGATTTATCCGGCCACATCAAGGTCGTGACCGTGGACTCCGTTCTTCATCCGGACCAGGTACAAAAGCTTAAGGCACAGGATAACACGCTTTTGGTAAGCTGCGATTCCACAGGAAGGACAGAATCCATCGCCCTGACCGATATCATTAAAATGGATGAAATGTCCTACTATTATTACGGACAGTCTAAGGAGACCGAATTTGACGGAGAGGGTCAGCTTACCGGGGCCATCTCCCATGTGATCAACGATGTGCAGAAAACCGTTTACGTGACAGAAGGACATGGAGAGGTGGCTCTTGGAGCTACTGCTTCTGATATGTTGAAAAAGTCAAATCTGACCGTAAACTCCCTGAATCTTTTGACAGGAGGAAGCATTCCTGAGGATTGTGAACTTTTGCTTATCAATGCTCCGGCATCAGACCTGGCGAATGATGAAAAGAAGATGATCTCTGATTACCTGGATAAAGGGGGAAGGGTTCTGATCCTCGCCGGCTATGCGGAAAAGGACCGCCCGAACTTAAGTGCCCTAATGAGCGATTACGGCCTGAATCTGGAAAACGGACTTGCAGCAGATACCAAGAAGTTTTATCAGAACAATCCCTATTATATTTTCCCGACCATTCAGGCAGGAAGCGAAGTGACGAACGGCATTGATGGAAAAAGCGCAGCCCTTGTCCTTCAATCTGCAGCCATGACCCAGAAAGAGGATTTGCCGGAAGGCGTGGAGGTAACTCCTTTTATGGAGACCAGTGATGGAGGCTTGCTGGTAACGGCCGATAAGCAGGCAGAAGGAACCTATATCCTGGGAGCCGTATCAGAGAAGACTTTAAGCTCCGGAACGGCACGTTTGACTGTATTCACTACCCCTTCCCTTATCGATGAGGGGCTGAACACCAGCTTTACCAATTTAACTAATTTAAATCTTTTCATGAATGCAGTTACGGCTAATTTTGATGACGTTTCCAATGTATCCATTCCTGCCAAAAGCCTGGATGTGACCTATAACACCGTTACCCACGGAGGCATGTGGGGAATCCTGTTTATATTTGTTATCCCGGTGATGACACTGGCAGCAGGACTGGTGATCTGGCTGAAGCGCAGGCGTCTGTAAAAGGAGGCTGAAACATGAAAAA from Lacrimispora sphenoides JCM 1415 encodes the following:
- a CDS encoding [Fe-Fe] hydrogenase large subunit C-terminal domain-containing protein, encoding MQTFKQLYESLVKSVLNDNLDPEMNLETSYDPHHLDCLLNPTKHPVVIRTGTCTCSKEEREECLKRCPFGALGIGKDGVTVDPELCLGCENCIEGCAPEKLTASTDIIPALKAIRSSKGLVYAMIAPAFLGQFSKEVTPGKLRSALKAVGFDGMLEVALFADILTLKEALEFDKNINDINDYQLTSCCCPMWIGMIRKVYHQLVPHVPGSVSPMVACARVVKELHPDALTVFIGPCLAKKAEAREKDLAGAVDFVLTFQEVKNIFDALGIDPAVMEESEKDHSSRAGRIYARKGGVSEAVESTVRAINPNKKTEIRTKQADGVPACRKMIQDIMDGKIEANFYEGMGCKGGCVGGPRSILGVEQGTELVNDYGEKATYLHPAENPYVIELLHRLNLDSIESLLEETDLFSRNIT
- a CDS encoding GreA/GreB family elongation factor: MFDKLTEIDIKKMQEEIDHRKLVVRKEALEAVKEARAHGDLSENFEYHAAKKDKNQNESRIRYLVKMIKTAQVISDESRDDEIGLYNTVDLYFEDDDEEETYKLVTTVRGNSMKGLISSESPLGKAVMGHKVGDRVYVKINDNTGYYVVVKRLENTKDDGSEKLRSY
- a CDS encoding MATE family efflux transporter, translated to MMKDMTRGNISSQLIRFSIPLVLGNLFQLTYNAVDSIVVGRFAGEEALAAVGAAGPVMNIVILGITGICIGASVLMSEYFGAGSHEKLKQEIATTLLFGFYFSLVIVGLGVFFSGGIIRLLRVPEEISEDAAVYLRVILIGTPFTFFYNGVASALRSVGDSKTPVHFLAMASVLNALLDLVFVAGFHMGVFGAAFSTVIAEAVSALLCISYIYKKVPLLKLKPKEFRMDRELLSLTVKQGAVTALQQSCQPIGKLLIQGVINPLGVSTIAAFQAVNRVDDFAFTPEQSISSGMMTFVAQNRGAGNGERVKKGFRTGLFIEAGYWVIICIVILLVKEPVMRLFVPNGDGAMVRIGAEYLHLMAFFYLLPAFTNGIQGFFRGMGNMSITLISTLIQISVRVALVILLVPSMGMNGVPYACLAGWACMLLYEVPYYFWFKKKNELLQEKNHD
- a CDS encoding HAD family hydrolase — encoded protein: MIKNIVFDMGRVLVHYDGDIVCRHFIEDEAERKAVRIAVFESQEWLFLDMGLISEEDALKKMQARLDTAHAKEMAALCLEHWHEYNMWPDKEMGELVGQLKERGYGIYLCSNASLRLLTCYNIIPGIEHFDGILFSAEVKCLKPQKEMYSHLFERFHLKPEECFFIDDLPMNIEGARACGMDGYCFEDGDVKRLKEFLAHLNDN
- a CDS encoding DNA glycosylase, with translation MYRIQIKDMDFEQIARSGQCFRMEGREGENGVWSIAAVGEYVEAVKDGDSFLFSCGEREFKETWAGYFDLQTDYGGYKKHVDSEDAYLREAMEWGWGVRILHQDLWEMLVTFLISQNNNITRITGSVKELCKRFGDKRKGLGLTMSPDGSWKETVRNYDAFPEPESLSLAGLKGLAGLGLGYRDKYILSIAEMCSGPEGKEWLLRLKEADYKSAHSILMEQYGIGRKVADCICLFGLHHVGAFPVDTHVKQILELHYPQGFPLERYQGYAGILQQYMFYYKINQIPRSKLRGT
- the ltrA gene encoding group II intron reverse transcriptase/maturase, which gives rise to METSSLMEQILSKENLNTAYLQVARNKGAEGVDDMKYTELKEHLEKHGETIKEQLRARKYKPQPVRRVEIPKPDGGVRNLGVATVTDRFVQQAIAQVLTPIYEEQFHDHSYGFRPNRCAQQAIITALDMMNDGSAWIVDIDLEKFFDTVNHDKLMTLIGRTIKDGDVISIIRKFLVSGIMDDDEYKESVIGTPQGGNLSPLLANIMLNELDKEMEQRGLNFVRYADDCIIMVGSEMSAKRVMRNLTKFIEEKLGLKVNMSKSKVDRPSGLKYLGFGFYFDSRAHQYKAKPHAKSVAKFKARMKQITCRSWGVGNDYKVKKLNELIRGWINYFKIGSMKTLCAKMDNNIRYRLRMCIWKHWKTPQNRAKNLIKLGVPGWSAWKMAYLHGYAKPARCRDVHQAINNKRLASFGLISMLDYYTERCYLLS
- a CDS encoding ABC transporter ATP-binding protein encodes the protein MIEVRNLVKDYGGHLAVDHLSFTINDGQIYGFLGPNGAGKSTTMNIMTGYIGATEGDVLINGHNILEDGEEAKKCIGYLPELPPLYVDMTVEEQLQFAAELKKIPKKERNEAVYEVMELAKLVDVKGRLIRNLSKGYRQRVGLAQAVLGFPPVIILDEPTVGLDPKQIIEIRDTIRRLGQKHTVILSSHILSEVSAVCDHIMIIDKGRLIASDTPENLERQMAGTAGIELLVKGTEEQILEVLEAIPQAADVSVRESGEEGINRANFRICTEAEGTEDGEDIRETIFFAFADQRIPILSMKTIRASLEEVFLELTGEGTAEGIETSESLETDDFEWEPSEADLKEEKEDGEGDEE
- a CDS encoding ABC transporter permease subunit, whose translation is MAAIYRRELKAYFQSMTGYVFIAFMVLFIGIYFMAYNMMSGYPYFSYTLSGMVTIIMIGIPVLTMRSFADDRKTKTDQLLLTSPVTVAQMVLGKYLSMITVYAVPVLLSGICPLIIKLNGNANLKADYASLLAFFLLGCVYIAIGMFISSLTESQIIAAVGTFGIILLLLLWPSLVGFLPTSAIGSAAGFLILWSGIVFAVSRITSHGPLAAVLEAAGVLCIAVLYLVKKGLFERALTNVLEKIAVTDVFQNFASHDIFDAGGLVYYISIIFLLVFLTVQSIEKRRWS
- a CDS encoding GldG family protein; protein product: MTRKLKKGGYTAILTLIVIAAVVILNLIVGRLPEKVRQWDMSSSQIYTLGGTTKDLVKALDKDVTIYVVADPDSVDKRITSFIKRYEDLSGHIKVVTVDSVLHPDQVQKLKAQDNTLLVSCDSTGRTESIALTDIIKMDEMSYYYYGQSKETEFDGEGQLTGAISHVINDVQKTVYVTEGHGEVALGATASDMLKKSNLTVNSLNLLTGGSIPEDCELLLINAPASDLANDEKKMISDYLDKGGRVLILAGYAEKDRPNLSALMSDYGLNLENGLAADTKKFYQNNPYYIFPTIQAGSEVTNGIDGKSAALVLQSAAMTQKEDLPEGVEVTPFMETSDGGLLVTADKQAEGTYILGAVSEKTLSSGTARLTVFTTPSLIDEGLNTSFTNLTNLNLFMNAVTANFDDVSNVSIPAKSLDVTYNTVTHGGMWGILFIFVIPVMTLAAGLVIWLKRRRL